A portion of the Nomia melanderi isolate GNS246 chromosome 2, iyNomMela1, whole genome shotgun sequence genome contains these proteins:
- the mtg gene encoding mind the gap translates to MKIATTLFLFVVVGCTWRETLGTCVFQSDFGFVLNCAFKKSGLFRVRNLGGVKGYVGLGFSVGDELGFSQSLSNVEAAKRRSVSTRGNVPSYTNTATNRDEVRQHAQNTRQVVPPFKPLPSGVARPIAQQPERQKLVVQQNATVLRTVPAPALSVTQQDMLRQQQQLLQQETKQKQQQRLQQEAFALQVLKQQRLQQQEAMRQQQEAMRQQQLQKLQQQQKQQQLAAQQQKRHQQAISMQVKRDQTPQILAVAAAMPGKLPNIVAAIPPAGSIIETEPASKPIVGSAGLPPFISMPQSSSQLTDRISNSPTILEDADNEVSKDDLNQLPLPGDDVASSINEMTLLSFQPISPESSQSSPQQQTDKRQSLPSSLPSLAPIQGMETSLKALAEASNITLEALEAAILLRQQQLLRKQQGPTSTTTTTTTMPPPKNKYNSGATKVMNAPREYYPLGYDKNFDDNFASRVDLPDTSFYCGDQKHFPGLYADEDLGCMVFHVCALTDDGLIMKSFLCPESTLFDQTILKCNWWFYVDCKSSKSLYDSNIPISKSYQLMKALAFFSAYKNHDNSTTNAEEGSDIDNTSSK, encoded by the exons GCTGCACGTGGCGGGAGACGCTAGGGACATGCGTGTTTCAATCGGACTTTGGTTTTGTGCTTAACTGCGCCTTCAAAAAGTCCGGCCTCTTTCGAGTACGAAATCTTGGAGGTGTCAAAGGCTACGTCGGCCTGG GCTTTTCTGTCGGCGACGAGTTGGGCTTTTCTCAGTCGCTGTCTAATGTAGAAGCTGCTAAAAGAAGAAGCGTGTCTACTAGGGGAAATGTGCCATCGTATACTAATAcg GCTACTAATCGGGACGAAGTCAGGCAGCATGCGCAAAACACTAGGCAAGTAGTGCCTCCTTTCAAACCATTGCCATCTGGTGTTGCTCGACCGATTGCTCAGCAACCGGAACGACAGAAGTTGGTTGTCCAGCAGAATGCAACGGTCTTGAGAACTGTCCCAGCGCCTGCTCTGTCGGTGACGCAACAGGATATGTTGAGGCAGCAACAACAGCTACTTCAGCAGGAAACAAAACAGAAACAGCAGCAGAGGTTACAGCAGGAAGCTTTCGCGCTGCAGGTGTTGAAGCAGCAACGATTACAGCAACAGGAAGCTATGAGACAGCAACAAGAAGCTATGAGGCAGCAACAGTTGCAGAAGCTCCAACAACAGCAGAAGCAACAACAATTGGCAGCGCAACAGCAGAAAAGGCATCAACAGGCGATTTCGATGCAAGTGAAAAGGGATCAG ACACCGCAGATACTCGCAGTTGCAGCCGCAATGCCAGGAAAACTGCCTAACATCGTCGCTGCAATTCCTCCAGCTGGGAGCATAATAGAAACCGAGCCTGCATCGAAACCGATAGTTGGAAGTGCAGGTTTACCACCGTTCATCTCGATGCCACAATCGTCGTCACAGTTGACCGATCGAATTAGCAATAGTCCTACTATCTTAGAAGACGCTGACAACGAAGTATCAAAAGACGATCTCAATCAG ctCCCATTACCTGGAGACGATGTAGCTTCCTCCATAAACGAAATGACATTACTTTCTTTCCAACCTATTTCTCCAGAAAGCAGCCAATCATCGCCTCAACAACAAACTGATAAAAGACAATCGTTGCCATCGTCTTTGCCATCGTTAGCCCCTATTCAGGGAATGGAAACGTCGTTGAAAGCTCTCGCGGAAGCTAGCAATATTACACTTGAAGCTCTAGAGGCGGCCATTTTGCTTCGACAGCAGCAGCTTCTGCGCAAGCAACAGGGACCTACGAGTACGACTACGACCACCACAACAATGCCTCCTCccaaaaa TAAATATAATTCTGGAGCCACGAAAGTGATGAATGCACCCCGTGAGTACTATCCATTGGGTTATGACAAGAACTTCGATGATAATTTCGCTAGTCGCGTTGATCTTCCGGACACAAGCTTTTACTGCGGTGATCAAAAACATTTTCCGGGATTGTATGCTGATGAAGACCTTGGATGCATg GTATTTCACGTCTGCGCGCTAACAGACGATGGGCTGATCATGAAAAGCTTCCTGTGTCCTGAATCAACGTTGTTCGACCAGACGATTCTTAAGTGCAATTGGTGGTTCTATGTCGACTGTAAATCTTCGAAAAGTCTGTACGATAGCAATATTCCAATTAGCAAAAGCTATCAGCTGATGAAAGCTCTCGCGTTCTTCTCGGCGTATAAAAACCATGACAATAGTACAACCAATGCTGAAGAGGGTTCAGACATCGATAATACCTCGAGTAAATAA
- the LOC116429091 gene encoding thrombospondin type-1 domain-containing protein 4: MPTFSKMDRAIMFVLLITLTSFSGYCSGHLIDGIFTEPTLELGYNLVATVPRGALALNVTQLRQTENYLAIKLQNGTFLLNGNYNINLSGKYQAAGTTFVYLRQGPQHLESFSATGPLQEPIDVMVLYQEPNPGIVYRYIIPGNPNVPTNNHFGHKIVSSKAAEPVPPTTPQRRVESSSSINDGALTPYLSKRFKKRKFVWKANGYTECSRTCGGGFQMLKYMCIREHTQTQVPEKRCHAIEKPREVQLRCSTTPCPPKWRTGPWSDCSVTCGTGTRVRELECVQEIKPSLIMRISDGACMEPKILPTTETCEMPTCEYDAKITPTTIPPPQWNVGTWSSCSTSCGPGKRTRAVTCVTQGPPCNHETKPITQEACDYGPCTTKLPSLNVVSTRLQSPQWLYTEWSEGCSSECGTGVQTRKVFCDSSPGEEICDDSTRPETTRTCSSNKTCSGQWFTGPWSECSTECDSGEQVREAVCVTTLRGSLRLVLDMNCPANKPETRRPCNGPPCASTWFISDWTECSRSCGKGIQKREVRCLNRDGQPPELHELHCKEKDKPISRRTCNDYPCKDDLHISENHHRVLQVQDDPEISNVLDENPHCKDTVSNCNLVSQARLCKYQFYQQLCCLSCSRAKQDLE; encoded by the exons AGTTTCTCGGGCTATTGCAGCGGGCACTTGATCGATGGGATTTTCACGGAACCGACCTTGGAGCTGGGTTACAATCTAGTGGCCACAGTTCCAAGAGGTGCTCTGGCTCTGAACGTGACACAATTGCGACAGACGGAGAATTATTTAG cgATCAAATTGCAAAATGGTACCTTTTTATTAAATGGAAATTACAACATCAATTTGTCCGGCAAATACCAGGCGGCTGGAACAACTTTTGTTTATCTCCGTCAAGGACCGCAACATTTGGAAAGTTTCTCCGCTACTGGTCCGTTGCAAGAACCAATCGATGTTAtg gTTCTGTATCAAGAGCCAAATCCGGGTATTGTTTATCGATATATCATTCCTGGAAATCCGAACGTCCCTACGAACAATCACTTTGGACATAAAATAG ttTCGAGTAAAGCTGCAGAACCTGTTCCACCGACTACTCCACAAAGaag aGTAGAAAGTAGTTCTTCAATCAACGATGGAGCATTGACGCCATACCTATCAAAGCGATTCAAGAAAAGGAAATTCGTTTGGAAAGCAAACGGTTACACCGAATGCAGTCGAACTTGTGGCGGAG gtTTTCAAATGCTAAAGTATATGTGTATACGGGAACACACGCAAACACAAGTGCCTGAAAAAAGATGTCACGCGATAGAAAAGCCGCGCGAAGTACAATTACGGTGCAGCACTACACCCTGCCCACCTAA ATGGAGAACTGGTCCTTGGAGCGACTGTTCAGTGACTTGTGGCACGGGGACTCGTGTGCGGGAATTAGAATGCGTGCAAGAAATAAAACCGTCGCTGATAATGAGAATATCCGATGGTGCCTGTATGGAGCCGAAAATTCTTCCTACGACTGAAACTTGTGAAATGCCAACGTGTGAATACGACGCTAAAATAACGCCAACGACAATACCGCCTCCGCAGTGGAACGTGGGCACATGGTCTTCG TGCTCCACATCTTGCGGACCAGGTAAAAGGACCAGAGCGGTAACTTGCGTCACACAAGGCCCTCCTTGCAATCACGAGACGAAGCCTATTACTCAAGAAGCTTGCGACTATGGACCTTGTACAACTAAACTGCCATCGTTGAACGTTGTCTCTACAAGACTTCAGAGTCCACAGTGGTTGTACACTGAATGGTCCGAAGGg TGTTCCTCCGAATGCGGAACTGGCGTGCAAACAAGAAAAGTTTTCTGCGATAGCAGTCCAGGGGAGGAAATCTGCGATGATTCAACTCGACCCGAAACTACAAGGACCTGCTCCAGTAACAAGACCTGTAGCGGACAATGGTTCACAGGACCTTGGTCAGAG TGCTCCACCGAATGTGATTCAGGTGAACAAGTCAGAGAAGCAGTCTGCGTCACCACTCTTCGAGGATCTCTTCGACTGGTGCTGGACATGAACTGTCCAGCGAATAAACCGGAAACGAGAAGACCTTGCAATGGTCCACCATGCGCGTCTACGTGGTTCATATCGGATTGGACAGaa TGCTCTCGATCATGCGGAAAAGGTATTCAAAAGAGAGAAGTAAGGTGCTTGAACAGAGACGGTCAACCTCCTGAACTTCACGAGCTCCACTGCAAGGAAAAGGACAAACCTATATCCAGACGAACCTGCAATGACTATCCTTGCAAAGACGACTTGCACATATCCGAGAACCATCATAGAGTTTTACAAGTTCAGGATGATCCAGAAATCTCAAACG TTCTGGACGAAAATCCTCATTGCAAGGACACTGTATCGAACTGCAATTTAGTGTCACAAGCTCGACTCTGCAAATACCAGTTCTACCAACAGCTTTGCTGCCTTTCGTGTTCTAGAGCGAAACAAGACCTGGAGTAA